GCGGCCGTGCACGTCATGGGCGGAGCTCCGGGAACCAGGGAGACCGATCTGCTGGCTCCGGACCGCCTGGTGCAGAAAGTGGATGCCCTGGTTCTATCCGGGGGGTCGGCTTTCGGGCTGGATGCGGCATCCGGCGTGGCGGACGCCATGGCGGAATCCGGACGTGGATTCCCCGTGGGCGCCGTCCGGGTTCCGATTGTCCCGGCCGCCATCCTGTTCGACCTGCTCAACGGCGGGGACAAGAGCTGGAAGGGAAACCCCTACCGAGCCCTCGGACGGCGGGCGCTTAAAAACGCCGGGACGGAATTCGAACTCGGGACAGCCGGGGCGGGGGCCGGGGCAACCACCGCCAATCTCAAGGGAGGCCTGGGTTCGGCTTCCCTGGTGCTCGGGAACGGAATCACGGTCGGAGCGCTGGTCGCGGCAAACCCGATCGGCTCGGTCACGATTCCGGAAAGCTGCAAGTTCTGGGCAGCACCCTTTGAGATCGGCGATGAGTTCGGGCAGGCGGGCCTCATCGAGAAGGCGCCCGATCTCAAGTCAACCTTCCTCGGAAAACACACGCCCCTGGCCCCGGGCGCAAACACCACCATCGCTATAGTGGCAACCGACGCAGCCCTCACCCGGAGCCAGGCTCAGCGCGTGGCCATCGCGGCCCACGACGGGTTGGCCAGGGCCATCGTTCCGTCGCACACCCCCTTCGACGGCGACCTGGTATTCACCGCTGCCAGCGGAACCGCAGAGCCTGCCATAGAGGACACTGACATGGCTGCCATTTGCCATGCCGCCTCGCTGTGCCTTGCCAGGGCGGTCGCCCGGGGGATTCGCCATGCCACGCCGGAACCGGGAGACCTCCTTCCCTGCTGGCCCGGGTCCTGATTCAATCCTGCAACCGGATCTTTATGCCATGCGCTGTCCGACCAGACCAAGCGGCAGAAGAACCGTCCGGGTTGGGCCGGAGAATCCGCTTGGACCTCCTGGCTCTTGCAGGACCCGCAGGCTTGTACTAGACTGGGTGGCCGGCCGGTCAAGGATGTGTCGGCCGCTTCCTTCGACGGTGAGTGTAGCTCAGTCGGTAGAGCACTGGATTGTGGCTCCAGAGGTCGTGGGTTCGATCCCCATCACTCACCCCACCCCCCTTTTCTTGCTGCAACACCCGGTTTCACCCTGTATCAGCCGCCCAGTCGTATGAAGCGTCGGCGCAGCCACGCGACCAGTGAATAGTGGGCAGTGGTCAGTGAATAATTATTTGATCGACACGCCAAGTTCACGGGCGATCACTGATGCGGTGGGGGAGACCGGCCGCTAAGCTGTGGTGCGGCGGCGCTTCGTGAGCGCCTTTCCATCAATCCCGCGCCTCCTTCAGCCGCCGAAGGGCGTCGGTGCCCTTGAGCGCCATGTTTTTACGCAGAGTCCCAGGGAGTCTTCCCGTTCTTGTCCCGGGCTTTGGGGTCGGCGCCCAAATCCAAAAGCTTACCAAGGTCGGCGGGGCTCTTGGTGTGTTGAGCCGCCCAATGCAGGGGGGCC
The window above is part of the Acidobacteriota bacterium genome. Proteins encoded here:
- a CDS encoding P1 family peptidase: MQPGPRNLVTDVEGFQVGNASDATLKSGTTVLTAEQPFMAAVHVMGGAPGTRETDLLAPDRLVQKVDALVLSGGSAFGLDAASGVADAMAESGRGFPVGAVRVPIVPAAILFDLLNGGDKSWKGNPYRALGRRALKNAGTEFELGTAGAGAGATTANLKGGLGSASLVLGNGITVGALVAANPIGSVTIPESCKFWAAPFEIGDEFGQAGLIEKAPDLKSTFLGKHTPLAPGANTTIAIVATDAALTRSQAQRVAIAAHDGLARAIVPSHTPFDGDLVFTAASGTAEPAIEDTDMAAICHAASLCLARAVARGIRHATPEPGDLLPCWPGS